Part of the bacterium genome, AACACCTGAAGAATATTTGCAGGTCGTTAAAAAACTTAACCGGACGCCCGGGGTTGATGGGTTGGAAATAAACGTATCCTGTCCCAATGTACATGCCGGCGGGATTGAATTCGGCCGGGACCCCAACGTGCTGCAAAAACTGGTAGGGCGTTTGCGGCGTGCAACCGCCTTGCCATTGTGGGTGAAGCTTTCGCCGAATGTTACAGATATCATCAGTATTGCCAAAGCAGCGGAAGCGGGCGGTGCCGATGCCTTGACCGTGATGAATACATTGATCGGCATGCAGATTGATATTGTCAAACGTCGTCCGGTACTTGCCAACCGGACCGGCGGATTATCCGGACCGGCTGTAAAACCAGTGGCACTGCACCTGGTGTATAAAGTCAGCCAGGCTGTCGCCATCCCGGTTGTGGGTGTGGGGGGGATTGAATTGTATACGGATGCGCTGGAATTTATTCTTGCGGGTGCGACCGCGATTCAGGTCGGCACGGCAACCTTTCGTAATCCGGCAGCTGCCCGGGAAATCGTATCCGGGTTGAGCACATACTGCCGAAAGCATGGTATTTCTAAAATCCAGGAAATTATTGGAGCTGCGCAAACGTGAGCATTCAATCCATCGTGGGAATCATTGTTGCGGCAGACGTGGCGGTATTTCGTTTTATAAACGACACATTGTTTGTGCGGTGGATTGGGGATGTCATTTTCTTTATCGGCCGGGATCAAATTATTTTGCTTGTGCTGCTCGTTGCCGGGGCAGGGTATGTTTTTTTGACGCATTGGAAGAAAGTATTACAGGTTATGGTCTGGGCGGCATTGGCGGTTGTGGTGTCCAATTTTTTGCACAATCATTTATTAAAATTATTTTTTAACCGCCAGCGCCCGTTTATAAAGCTTTCCGAAGTGCATCTGTGTGTGCCGCTTAATGATCTTTCGACTGTTTCACTGTCTTTTCCGTCAACCCATGCGGCCAGTGCGGCTGCATTGGCAATCGTGGTCATGAAAATGGATTCGAGGTTGCGCTGGCCGGGCACAGTGTTTGCACTGGTGATTGGGGGGGGGACAATTTATTCGGGCGGGCATTACCCTTTGGATGTTTTGGCAGGCTATATCATCGGAAGTGTGATCGGCGTGTTGCTTTATCGCATCAGCCGGGTGATCTGGCCGGCATGAGGGGAATACCATCATGCATTGCTTTTATTCATACGAACACGAAAAATCCCGGATGATTTACCTTAGGTGCTGCTTGGCAAATCGTTTTATTCTGACCGCTACTATCGTTTCGTAAGAATAAAAGTAATGCGTGATGGTATTTGAGTGTTGGTGAAAACGTAACGCGGTAAACATATTCCCGGTGAGTATTCTTTTTGTTCATGCAAGCTACGACATCAAGGAATCGGCACAAGTATTTGTAAAGCAGCAGTTATTGTGAATTTACCGGGTTTTCGTTTTTGCAGGAACAAAAAGAATACTCACCGGGAATGGTTTTCAGTATGCCGGAGGATGCGGGTTGAATCCTTCAGAAACCGTTTTTAGTATTGCACAACGAAAAAGCCTGGGAATGAATACCGGGTGCTGCTTGGAATACAGTTGGTTGCTGAGCGGAAACTTTTTGTGCAACACTGAAAACGGTTTCTGAAGGATTTAGACAGTCGTTGGTAGGTTGTCTTACCGGGAATAGCCGTGTTCCAGTATACGGGTGGGTGAAAAAATCAGGAGTGATTACATGCAGAATAAAATTATTCGTTGGGGATTGGTTGTTTTGCTCGGGAGTGTTGCCGTTTGGCCGGTGACAGGCGGGGCGGAACAGACGCCGGCAGCAGCTTCGGCCGTGCGCAGTGTCCAAATGATTCCGGTGCTTTGTTATCATCGCTTTGGACCTTACGGCGCCAAGGATGCTTATTCTGTTTCAAAAGCGGAGTTCTCCGGGCAACTGGAAATCATCCGGCAAGAACAGTGTACGCCGATTACCGTAACCGAGTTGGCCCGCGTCATGCGTGGAAAATCCGAACTTCCGGAAAATCCGGTTTTGATTACCATTGATGACGGATACCGGGATTTTTTAAGCCAGGCCAAACCCCTGCTGGATCAGTACGGTTATCCGGCCACCTTATTTATTTACACTGATTTTGTGGGTGCCCGCTTGGGTCTGAAAAAATATGAATTGCAGGCATTGCAGGCAGAGGGCTTTGATATCGGGTCGCATTCTGTTTCTCATCCGAAATTAAATCGATTGAAAAAAGGCGAGACGCAGGCGGCATGGCAAGTACGCATGAAAAAAGAATTGGCAGGTTCCCGGGAAAAATTATTAGCCTGGTCACAAGGCGAGGTGTTGGGGATGGCCTATCCTTATGGCCTATGGAATGCTGAGATCGCGGAAATCGGTCAAACAGCTGGATACGAGTTGCTGTTTACGGTGAATCCGGGAACCAACATACTTAGCAGTGAAAAAAAGTGTCTCAAAAGAAGTATGGTTTTAAGGGGGACGCGCAAGAGTACATTTCGCGCCATGTTGCATGTCCGCGATTTAACCGTGATGTCATGGAATCCTGAGTTGGGCGAGGTGACGCACGGTTCGCTGGCGGGAATAAATTTGGTTGTTGAAAGAACGTTGTGGCCGCTGCTTGACCCGGCCAGTCTGCAGGCAACAACGGGCCAAACGGTGATTCCTACACGTTACGATACACAAAGCGGCAAAGTCGTGATGACCTTTGCCAAACCATGGACACGAGGGACGGATTTAATCGTCTTGACGGCCCGAGACCGCAAGGGTATGCTGCACTATAAACAAAGCCGGTTGGTACAAGTAGTTTCGGCAGATGAATAGAAAGGAATACAGGGAATGATTCCATTAAAGGATCGTTTGTTTGTTGCGTTGGATGTGGATGATATCCGCGCGGCTGATTTGTTGATGAATAAGATGCAGGGTGTTGTGAGTCAGTATAAGCTTGGCGCACAGTTGCTCTCGGCGGCAGGACCTGAAGCGGTGATGCATGTTCGGCGCAGGGGTTTCGGTGTTTTTTATGACGCTAAATTTCATGATATTCCCAATACGGTGGCCTCGGCAGTTACATCCGCCTGCCGGATTGGCGCAACCATCGTCAATGTACACACCACCGGCGGCAAGACCATGATGGCCGCGGCGGCCAAGGCGAGCCGGGATGTTGCCAAGAAACTGCGTCAGTCCAAAACCATGGTGCTGGGGGTCACGGTTTTAACTTCCATCAACCAGCCGGCTTTGGAAAAAGAGTTATGCCTTAAGCGTAAAATCCAGACCCACGTGGTTCATCTGGCCAAGCTGGCGCAATCCGCCGGTTTGGACGGCGTGGTGGCCAGCCCGCAGGAAATCATCGCAATTCGCAAAGCTTGTGGACCGGATTTCATTATTTTGACCCCGGGCATCCGGCCGACCGGATCATCCAAGGGTGATCAAAAAAGAATTATGACGCCCAAGCAGGCGATGGCGGCGGGTGCGGATTATATTGTTGTGGGGCGACCTATTTATCAGGCAACCAATCCATTGCAGGTAGTGCGTTCTATTTATCGTGAAATGGAGGAAGCGTTGAAATGAGTTCTGACTGGGTACGAGAAAAATTTGAAAAAGCCGAAGCGCTTTTAACCGGCCATTTTTTACTGAGCTCGGGAAATCATTCCAATTGCTACTTGCAGTGTGCGCTGGTCACCCAGTACCCCGGATTGGCGCGTGAACTGGCGGACCGGTTGGCTGCAAAGCTGGCCAACAAAGAGATTGATGTTGTTTTGGGTCCTGCGGTAGGCGGTATTGTTTTTGCCCAGGAGATGGCGCAGGCGCTTTCGCGCCAGAGTTGTCCTGATATTCGGGCAATTTTTTGTGAACGGGTGGACGGCAAAATGGCATTGCGGCGCGGCTTTTCGCTTAAACCCGGGGAAAAAGTTTTGGCAGTGGAAGATGTGATTACAACCGGAGGTTCCGTCAAAGAAGCGATAGCACTTGCCAAGACCTTTGATGTGACCATCATCGGTGTGGCCAGTCTGGTTGACCGCTCGGCAACAGCACCTGATTTGGGGGCTCCCCTGACGGCGTTGATGAAAGTTCAGGCGGATATCTATTCGCCTGAAAAGTGTCCGCTTTGCAGGCAGGGTATTCCGGCAGTCAAGCCGGGTAGCCGGGGTCTGAAATAACCGGTTTTTTTCAAGGAGGCGGTATGGCAGTTGTAAAAGCAGGCGATACGGTACAAGTGCATTATACGGGGTTACTGGAGGACGGGACGGTTTTTGATACAACGTACGAGAAGGATCCGCTCCGGTTTACCCTGGGGGAAAAAAAAGTGATTGTGGGTGTGGAAAAAGCCATGATCGGGATGACAGTGGGTGAAAAAAAGCGGATCACCCTTTCGCCGGAAGAGGCCTATGGCAGCTATGAAAAAAATAAGGAAGTGGTGATGGACAAGGATAAATTGTCCTGTGGAGATGCGCCAAAAGCAGGCATGTTGGTTGAAATTCGCGGCACAGACGGCGGTTGTGTGGTGACCCCGATTAAATCGATCAATGGCGATAAGATTACATTGGATGCCAACCATCCCTTGGCAGGCAAAACATTGGTGTTTGAAATTGAATTACTCCAGAT contains:
- the pyrF gene encoding orotidine-5'-phosphate decarboxylase — translated: MIPLKDRLFVALDVDDIRAADLLMNKMQGVVSQYKLGAQLLSAAGPEAVMHVRRRGFGVFYDAKFHDIPNTVASAVTSACRIGATIVNVHTTGGKTMMAAAAKASRDVAKKLRQSKTMVLGVTVLTSINQPALEKELCLKRKIQTHVVHLAKLAQSAGLDGVVASPQEIIAIRKACGPDFIILTPGIRPTGSSKGDQKRIMTPKQAMAAGADYIVVGRPIYQATNPLQVVRSIYREMEEALK
- a CDS encoding peptidylprolyl isomerase, encoding MAVVKAGDTVQVHYTGLLEDGTVFDTTYEKDPLRFTLGEKKVIVGVEKAMIGMTVGEKKRITLSPEEAYGSYEKNKEVVMDKDKLSCGDAPKAGMLVEIRGTDGGCVVTPIKSINGDKITLDANHPLAGKTLVFEIELLQIMG
- a CDS encoding polysaccharide deacetylase family protein; amino-acid sequence: MQNKIIRWGLVVLLGSVAVWPVTGGAEQTPAAASAVRSVQMIPVLCYHRFGPYGAKDAYSVSKAEFSGQLEIIRQEQCTPITVTELARVMRGKSELPENPVLITIDDGYRDFLSQAKPLLDQYGYPATLFIYTDFVGARLGLKKYELQALQAEGFDIGSHSVSHPKLNRLKKGETQAAWQVRMKKELAGSREKLLAWSQGEVLGMAYPYGLWNAEIAEIGQTAGYELLFTVNPGTNILSSEKKCLKRSMVLRGTRKSTFRAMLHVRDLTVMSWNPELGEVTHGSLAGINLVVERTLWPLLDPASLQATTGQTVIPTRYDTQSGKVVMTFAKPWTRGTDLIVLTARDRKGMLHYKQSRLVQVVSADE
- a CDS encoding phosphatase PAP2 family protein, encoding MSIQSIVGIIVAADVAVFRFINDTLFVRWIGDVIFFIGRDQIILLVLLVAGAGYVFLTHWKKVLQVMVWAALAVVVSNFLHNHLLKLFFNRQRPFIKLSEVHLCVPLNDLSTVSLSFPSTHAASAAALAIVVMKMDSRLRWPGTVFALVIGGGTIYSGGHYPLDVLAGYIIGSVIGVLLYRISRVIWPA
- the pyrE gene encoding orotate phosphoribosyltransferase, whose protein sequence is MSSDWVREKFEKAEALLTGHFLLSSGNHSNCYLQCALVTQYPGLARELADRLAAKLANKEIDVVLGPAVGGIVFAQEMAQALSRQSCPDIRAIFCERVDGKMALRRGFSLKPGEKVLAVEDVITTGGSVKEAIALAKTFDVTIIGVASLVDRSATAPDLGAPLTALMKVQADIYSPEKCPLCRQGIPAVKPGSRGLK
- a CDS encoding dihydroorotate dehydrogenase, which encodes MTKKTQPNLSVTVGGIRLRNPVLLASGTCGYGTELRDWVDFSAIGGLAAKSVTLHPRAGNPMPRVAECRSGMLNAIGLANVGIDVFCEEKMPVLKKMPCAVIANVAGSTPEEYLQVVKKLNRTPGVDGLEINVSCPNVHAGGIEFGRDPNVLQKLVGRLRRATALPLWVKLSPNVTDIISIAKAAEAGGADALTVMNTLIGMQIDIVKRRPVLANRTGGLSGPAVKPVALHLVYKVSQAVAIPVVGVGGIELYTDALEFILAGATAIQVGTATFRNPAAAREIVSGLSTYCRKHGISKIQEIIGAAQT